AAGACGCTGTTGGCCGGGGTGCCGCTGGTGGCGGTGCCCGGCGGCGGGGATCAGTGGGAGATGGCCAACCGGGTGGTCCGGCAGGGCAGCGGGCGGCTGATCCGGCCGCTGACCGCCGAGGCGCTGGTCGCCGCGGTGAACGAGGTGTTGTCATCACCCCGTTACCGCGAGGCCGCCCAACGCGCCGCCGCTAGCATCACCGGCGTGGCGGATCCGGTCCGGGTGTGCCACGAAGCGCTGGCAAGATGATCGCCTTGTTCGCGACAGGAGGGCAACGGCAATGAAGACGATCGCGGCCGGCGGCCTGCTTGTCGCCCTGGTGTACGGCTCGGGCGTCGCCCACGCCGACAGCGGTGACGAGCAGCAGGCATGCCAGTTGATGGACGACCCGGTGGGCGCTCAACAGGGATTCGCGCCGGCCGAATACGCCTTCATGCAGTTGCGCTCGAGAATGTCGGCCGAGCGCGCGCGGACCATCATGTCCGAGGCCGTCCAGGACTACTGCCCCAATCACCTGATCGACCTGCCGGCCAGCTGGCGCTGATGCGGCCGGTGTCCGATCGCTGCCCGGTGGGTATCTTGCTGGCGTGCGGCTAACGGAATTCAACGAGCGGGTCGTCCTGCGATTCGGCGCGGCGTATGGATCTTCGGTGTTGGCGGACCACGTGCTGACCGGTTTCAACGGCCGCACCGCCGCGCAGGCGATCGACGACGGGGTCGATCCCCGCGACGTGTGGCGGGCCCTGTGCGTGGACTTCGACGTGCCGCGCGAGCAGTGGTGAGGCCTATCCGCCTGTGGAGCGGGGAAGGACGCAGTCGCCACACACGGACCGCCCAGGCAGGCGATAGAACAGGCAGCAGCTGCTACGCCTGAAGTCGAGATGCGGGCCGGTCACGATGCCGGATCCGGCCAGCATGCCGGTGCCCAGCAGCGAGTTCGTGATGCCGACGATCGGGCCGCGCAGGTCGGGCCGCGCCGAGAGGAGCGCCCGGGACGCCCCGATGAGCGCGGAGGCGACATTGCCCGCCAGCAAGGCGGGCGCCAGCTTGACCCGCAGGCCGGCGGCGAGCGGCTCCATGTGCTGTTCGATGACGATGCGGTAGAGCAACTTCGCCGGCGGCTGGTCGACCGCTTGTCCGACGGGCGCGGGTAACCGCAGTCGGGCCCCGTCGTCGGCCCGCTGCAGGTCGTCGAGGTCGGGGACGACGCCATGACCCAGCGCGCATGCGAGCACGGGCGACCACAGGCGGGTGGCGTGGCCGAGATGAACCAGCGAGGCGGCGATCCGCAGGTCCGTCGTGCGGTAGCGCCGGGCGGTGGCGTCGACCAAGTCGGTGAAGCCGTCGGCGTAGGACCGGCCGACCGGGTGCCAGCCGGTCGCGTCGCCGCCCACGGTCAACGCGAAAAACCCGTTGTAGGAAGAGGTTTCGGCTAGCTCAGCGGAGATGTCCATGTATCTCTCAAGGGGAAATCCGCCCCAGTTGTGGTGAGGAAGCGCCGACGGTGAGTGTCTGGCTCTCGGGTGAGGCGTCCCCATCGCTAACAGGCCCCGTCGGCGCCTGTCGGTAGCAGATGTTGCCACACAGGCTGGCGGGGTCCGGCGTGTCCACTTGAATCGAACAGGTGTTCGGCTACTGTGGGGAACGTTCGGTGAGTCAACTTGTCGGTGGCCTTCCCTAGTGTCACGGCCAACCGACCGATACCGGTCACCGAACACACCGAACCATAGGAGAGGCACCATGACGCAAGCCCCCGACCGCGAGAAGGCTCTCGAACTGGCGATGGCCCAGATCGAAAAGAGCTACGGCAAAGGCTCGGTGATGCGTCTCGGCGACGAGATGCGTCAGCCGATCTCGGTCATCCCGACCGGATCCATCGCACTGGACGTGGCCCTGGGCATCGGCGGCCTGCCCCGCGGCCGGGTCGTGGAGATCTACGGCCCGGAATCCTCGGGTAAGACCACCGTCGCCCTGCACGCGGTGGCCAACGCCCAGGCCGCCGGCGGCGTCGCGGCCTTCATCGACGCCGAGCACGCCCTGGATCCGGACTACGCCAAGAAGCTCGGCGTGGACACCGACTCCCTGCTGGTCAGCCAGCCCGACACGGGGGAGCAGGCCCTCGAGATCGCCGACATGCTGATTCGCTCCGGCGCGCTCGACATCCTGGTCATCGACTCGGTGGCCGCGCTGGTGCCGCGCGCGGAACTCGAAGGCGAGATGGGTGACAGCCACGTCGGCCTGCAGGCCCGCCTGATGAGCCAGGCGCTGCGGAAAATGACTGGTGCGCTGAACAATTCGGGCACCACCGCGATCTTCATCAACCAGCTGCGCGAGAAGATCGGGGTGATGTTCGGCAGCCCCGAAACCACCACGGGTGGAAAGGCTTTGAAGTTCTACGCGTCGGTGCGCATGGACGTGCGGCGGATCGAGACGCTCAAGGACGGCACCAACGCGGTCGGTAACCGCACCCGGGTCAAGGTCGTCAAGAACAAAGTGTCGCCGCCGTTCAAGCAGGCCGAGTTCGACATCCTCTACGGCAGGGGGATCAGCCGGGAAGGCTCGCTGATCGACATGGGTGTGGAGCAGGGCTTCATCCGCAAGTCGGGTTCCTGGTTCACCTACGAGGGCGAGCAGCTCGGCCAGGGCAAGGAGAATGCCCGCACCTTCCTGGTGGAGAACGCCGACGTGGCCAACGAGATCGAGAAGAAGATCAAGGAAAAGCTCGGCATTGGCGCGGTCGTGACCGATGACTTGTCCGATGACAGCGTCCTGCCCGCCCCCGTCGATTTCTGAGCCCGCTCGCGAGGAGCAGGCCAGGA
This genomic interval from Mycobacterium sp. SMC-2 contains the following:
- a CDS encoding DUF3046 domain-containing protein, with translation MPGGYLAGVRLTEFNERVVLRFGAAYGSSVLADHVLTGFNGRTAAQAIDDGVDPRDVWRALCVDFDVPREQW
- a CDS encoding (2Fe-2S)-binding protein encodes the protein MDISAELAETSSYNGFFALTVGGDATGWHPVGRSYADGFTDLVDATARRYRTTDLRIAASLVHLGHATRLWSPVLACALGHGVVPDLDDLQRADDGARLRLPAPVGQAVDQPPAKLLYRIVIEQHMEPLAAGLRVKLAPALLAGNVASALIGASRALLSARPDLRGPIVGITNSLLGTGMLAGSGIVTGPHLDFRRSSCCLFYRLPGRSVCGDCVLPRSTGG
- the recA gene encoding recombinase RecA translates to MTQAPDREKALELAMAQIEKSYGKGSVMRLGDEMRQPISVIPTGSIALDVALGIGGLPRGRVVEIYGPESSGKTTVALHAVANAQAAGGVAAFIDAEHALDPDYAKKLGVDTDSLLVSQPDTGEQALEIADMLIRSGALDILVIDSVAALVPRAELEGEMGDSHVGLQARLMSQALRKMTGALNNSGTTAIFINQLREKIGVMFGSPETTTGGKALKFYASVRMDVRRIETLKDGTNAVGNRTRVKVVKNKVSPPFKQAEFDILYGRGISREGSLIDMGVEQGFIRKSGSWFTYEGEQLGQGKENARTFLVENADVANEIEKKIKEKLGIGAVVTDDLSDDSVLPAPVDF